The sequence below is a genomic window from Falco rusticolus isolate bFalRus1 chromosome 8, bFalRus1.pri, whole genome shotgun sequence.
ATAACAGTGGTTAGTTTGCATCCACCTTGTATGACTCTCTCAAATAGACCAGTTGCAAAGTACAGCAGTACAACATCTGTCAGCTCTCTTCCTCTTCTAAGCTCTGTTGGTGCAGCCTTGCTCTGAAAGTTTGTCTGAGAGTTTTCAGTGACtcaggaacaaaacaaaacaaaaaaatctttaatggGAGCTTCAGTAGTAACATTGGAAATCCTTGTAATACAGTTTATTTCTAAGCagatttccaaatgaaaaaatcatTTGAACGTTTCAGGTAGAACCTAATCTTGTACCATGGATATCTTTGTTCCACAATACcaatacaaataaaagccttgcctttttcatgaaaatatgtataataaaaataactggaGACATGTTCAAAATAGATCCTTTGACTATGATGATGCTATCTCATATGGAGTAATTActccttttaatgaaaacaggatttaaaatacaaaaagtgcTGCATTGAAGTTAAGCTCCTTTTCGTTACGTCCTCCAGTACTAGATTTCTCGTCATAAATATCtatgcttgggttttttttctagataacAAAGCAACTAATCTTACACAAGGCTTCTCTGAAATGAACCTGGAGCTGCCAGAAGAATTCAGCAATGTAGAAAATGAATCCAAGGTTTGGGACAATCTCTTAAATCCTTCTTGTTGAATACCTGGGTGTGTGGGGTCTTCATCCCTGTAATGACATTTATCATACAAGGACATGTGAGATGCCTGCGCGTCTCATAAAGTTTTTTGAGTTGTCTGATCAACTGGAGCTTTTCAGAGAACATTTTAACCCTTGATGTTATCCACACATCATTGTATCTTCTTATCTTCCTGATACAGGCAAACTGTTTGGCATTCTCTTAAGTTATGTATTTTCGAGACGGCAGCAGAATGTGCAAGACACAAACAGTTTCACAGTTCTCTCTGGATCTGGCTTAGAAAAAGGTTCAGGCCATCTTGAAATTTGATCAGGGGTAGCATGCAAAGACCTCGTGAGGATAAAAGGTGGCAAGAGTTTTTGAGTAAGCTGTTGCAGGCATGTAACAATCTTTCTCAATAAACCAGAGGTCTTGGTACAGGAGAAAAGATCCATTTTGTGAGTTCCCTTCTTAGAAGCTTTATGTGCACTTTTTAACCTTGTGCAGCAGTGTAACCACTGGGTTCTCCCTCTGGCTGTTTCCTTCTGATGAGCATGGATATTGAGGGAGCAATTTCCTGCATTTGTTTATAACTATTTAACTTCTTGATGTTCTGTGCTGTAATATATCTTGGTATCACCTGATGTTCAGGCTGGTGTATCAGAAATACTTCTTACTGCTGTTGAAGGGGCTTGGAGTGCTGCCTTCGGTTTGTTCTCCtaaaatgcacaaaagcaggtgtttgttgcttttctctAGTGAGCAGAAAGGAACTGGAGTGGTGGGAGTTTTTGATTTCAACCCAAGGTTGGACTTGAAGAGATGGTACTTGAAATTTTGgtgacttttcagtttttaaaacgTTCTTTCCTAACAGTGGGAGGTAACTTTTAAGTCTTAGCAAAACTGGTAGTGCGGGCAGGTTTACACACTTCTGAGATCTCTGTTCTGCTTGCATTACTTTCCAGTGGATCTCTGTGAACCACCTGCTCCAGGTATTCATCAGCactcttgaaaaaaacaactcagaTGTCTAGCATCCTGTAGTTTCATTGTCAACCCTCTGCCATCTGAAGTTAAAATATTGTTGTGACATTGGAAACAGCTGGGGACTTCTGTCCCTATCACCAATTCAGATTGTGCAGTTTGGCTGCTGAGTCCTTCCTTTTGCATACAGATGACCAACCCAGCTGCTAAACCTGTCCTCTGCAGTATGATAGTATGGTGACAGTGTGCTTGAGGCTTCATCCATGTCTTTTCACACAGGGAGGCAACCATTGAGTTCCAGCTTTCCAAAAGTCACTCACAGTCTTAGGTACCTCTAATTTTTTGATGCCAATTTTGAGACATGTTAAGGAAATCCAAGTAAGTTGAATAAATTCATTGAGGCTgtaatcttttttcctctcctttctacagaagatgaaaagctaCAAAATGGATGGACCACACAGAGGATTTTGTCTTATTATTAATAATGTTAACTTTGATAGGTCTCTTCAGGAGAGGAAGGGTTCTTGCAAAGATGCTGGTAAGTTACTGAAGTCAGTTTTTTGAAGGATTAGTCTCTCTGTTTACCCATGTGAGTTGATTGTCTAGTATTGCTCTATATATTGTGCATATTTTAGGTAGTTAATACTCTTAAAGAGTAAAATGTTTGGGATGTGTTATATTATGTTATTTGTGTCTCCTAGGGGAGGAAGGATTAAAGGATGAGTAACCACTGAGTTTCTGATGCAGTTGGATCATTCTTGGATCCTTTTAAGAATCTCTTTACTAAGCCTTTATCTATATAGCTataatgaagaacaaaaagtaAACCATCATTCTACATGATATAATGCAAAATTCCATAACCAAGCAACTCTGTGCATActtcttgttttattctgttcattCTCTTTATCTCGTGTGTGAAACTCTAATCGTCAAAACTGcaactggaaaataataatatgagGAAGGTTTTGAAAGATCTAATCTGAAACTTGGGGTGGGGAGGATTCCGCGAGTTTTCAGGTGTCATTTGTGAGCTCACTCTGTGTGTCATCATACATTGTGAAATgtcactgtattttctgaaacttgTCTACAAAAACTGAGGAACTCCTATGTTTGAGCTGATGCtacctttttttattccagttaaCCTTTAGTTGATACTAGTATGAGGATGAATCTGCAGAAGTGTCAGGCTGTGAGGTCTTTCAGATTAGCTTGCATGGTGACttcatgaaatgtttttctactgcatcattttttttcttttatattttaattacaggGGAACTGGAGCAAGTATTCACATGGCTTGGTCTGGACGTGAGGACTTACACTGACCTGACATCTTGGGAGATTAAAGATCTGATGCGAACTTGGCAGCGTTTGCAAGATCACAAAGACAGGGACTGTTTTATATGTTGTATTCTATCTCATGGAGAGTCAGGAGCGATCTACGGGAAAGATGAGGAACTTGTATCAATCCGCATGATCATGTCCCACTTCACGGCTAAACAATGTCCACAACTGGCTGAAAAGCCCAAACTCTTCTTTATCCAAGCTTGCCAGGGAAAGGAGATACAGTGTCCTGTCTATGTTGAAGCTGATGCAAGAATTCCCGATTTGTCTTCCATGCAACAGAGTGTTTCTCCTTCTGAAAGTATTCCCGAAGAGGCTGATTTCCTCCTAGGCATGGCCACAATTGATGGATATGTCTCTTTCCGGCACATTCAGCAGGGTGCTTGGTATATTCAGGCCCTGTGCAGCAAGCTACAGTTGTTGGTACCAAGGTAAGTACTTTGCTTAGCTCTTCCATGAAAAAACGGGAGGAACTtgccccctcctttttttccaaaggcaaaTTCACATAGGAACCCTAACCATCTTCTGAGGtggacaaaaaaaccaaaacgtTAAACTGATGATTTGTTTGCTTGCCACTGATAAATTTACCTTAACACTGCTAGTACCATAGAGATAATCTGGACAATGCAAAGtttattgtaaaaaaacctcagaacCTCCTATCTGTATTCTCTAAGGCAGAACAATCTGTTTCTTGAGTGGATTGAGgtaaaaatactcttttccGTTATTTTTTGCTGGTTGAATCAAGCAAGACAGAGTAAAAAAAGGTCTTTTGTATTTAATGTGActgaaatgagaacaaaagagaaatttggagaaaaagatgtgggttttgtgttttgaatatttatacCGTATCTTCTAGATTATCTGGGAAGTGTTAAATGGAGTGCCATCTGCTCATTAATaagtaatttttgtatttttgctctTCTTCTGGCTGCAGGGGTGAAGATATTTTGTCAATTCTTACAGAAGTTAATGAAGATGTGGGCAGACGTGTTGACCGCTTGGGGACAAAGAAGCAGATGCCCCAACCGGCATATACcttaaggagaaaattaatattcCCGATACCTAGAAACCCTCCTCCTTCACAGCAACAttgaggtttttaaaatacatcctTTTACCAGCACATCtcatttaaatgcagtttaCCACACTACCTGTTTTAAAGCAGTTAGCCAGAATCCTGAGGAACCTAGCTTCAAGGCAAGGGCTCATAAATATCTTGGACAAACAAAACTGTGAAACTGGAAAAGACTGAATTAAACAATCCATGTGCCAGCTGTTTACATCGTCTATATATTTTGAGTTATCAGGGTTGGGAGAAGaatgcttttattgttttaaaactgttttgtacCTGCACAGACTGCAGatacagaagtgtttttctgACAGCATAAGGGTTACATGTAGCCTTCCATATCTAAACCAGGATTGTTAATGGTCTGCTTTAGGCCcatcatgttttattttgcaagctAAAACTGTTAAATCCTGCCCCTAATCCACTAGCAATGTTCATAGAGGAAGACAAAGGTGGGGACAAAGGGGAGAAGCTTAAGTAGTGAGTGGAAGAGGATTTATTCCATCTTtgatttaaattacatttaactTAATGGGGAAACAGTTAACTATTGACATTAGTAATTTGTTCCACAGTGCACACTGAGACTGTCTAGTGGCTAACATAAACCTTGTTCAGAACAATGAGATCTTTCAAAAACTGAGTCAAGCCAAAATGCTGCATAGTATTCCCTCTGTGAAACCTTGTGAACTGTCATTTCCCCATCACTTCCGGAAATAGAAGTTATGATGGAAGATTTGCACACTATGAAATATGGCATTCAGCAGTGTATCTGT
It includes:
- the LOC119152627 gene encoding caspase-10-like isoform X1, which encodes MVGRTKRRTSREKKIWRKNTASLLEAERRKQEKREKGSRETVGSSNMEEVVSLKFRQQLLFIDENLVAEDVAALKFLCTDLLPFKKLESVKSAVDIFQLLMAEEYLNKEDTFLLAELLYRIKCHSLLKKLGYTKEKVQECLHEKGRVSPYRQMLYELSENITNEMLKHIIFLLQNCLPKRRIIYSALDLLILLEKQGLLTENNVQMLEEVCMNVSPDLLETVNCYKRTKVPLPQQNTLPVKESSLFHTGDIRVFTSPQETSIKSVSSNINDNKATNLTQGFSEMNLELPEEFSNVENESKKMKSYKMDGPHRGFCLIINNVNFDRSLQERKGSCKDAGELEQVFTWLGLDVRTYTDLTSWEIKDLMRTWQRLQDHKDRDCFICCILSHGESGAIYGKDEELVSIRMIMSHFTAKQCPQLAEKPKLFFIQACQGKEIQCPVYVEADARIPDLSSMQQSVSPSESIPEEADFLLGMATIDGYVSFRHIQQGAWYIQALCSKLQLLVPRGEDILSILTEVNEDVGRRVDRLGTKKQMPQPAYTLRRKLIFPIPRNPPPSQQH
- the LOC119152627 gene encoding caspase-10-like isoform X3, with the translated sequence MSPWTANQGICVNHCALSTESCGRETVGSSNMEEVVSLKFRQQLLFIDENLVAEDVAALKFLCTDLLPFKKLESVKSAVDIFQLLMAEEYLNKEDTFLLAELLYRIKCHSLLKKLGYTKEKVQECLHEKGRVSPYRQMLYELSENITNEMLKHIIFLLQNCLPKRRIIYSALDLLILLEKQGLLTENNVQMLEEVCMNVSPDLLETVNCYKRTKVPLPQQNTLPVKESSLFHTGDIRVFTSPQETSIKSVSSNINDNKATNLTQGFSEMNLELPEEFSNVENESKKMKSYKMDGPHRGFCLIINNVNFDRSLQERKGSCKDAGELEQVFTWLGLDVRTYTDLTSWEIKDLMRTWQRLQDHKDRDCFICCILSHGESGAIYGKDEELVSIRMIMSHFTAKQCPQLAEKPKLFFIQACQGKEIQCPVYVEADARIPDLSSMQQSVSPSESIPEEADFLLGMATIDGYVSFRHIQQGAWYIQALCSKLQLLVPRGEDILSILTEVNEDVGRRVDRLGTKKQMPQPAYTLRRKLIFPIPRNPPPSQQH
- the LOC119152627 gene encoding caspase-10-like isoform X4, which encodes MEEVVSLKFRQQLLFIDENLVAEDVAALKFLCTDLLPFKKLESVKSAVDIFQLLMAEEYLNKEDTFLLAELLYRIKCHSLLKKLGYTKEKVQECLHEKGRVSPYRQMLYELSENITNEMLKHIIFLLQNCLPKRRIIYSALDLLILLEKQGLLTENNVQMLEEVCMNVSPDLLETVNCYKRTKVPLPQQNTLPVKESSLFHTGDIRVFTSPQETSIKSVSSNINDNKATNLTQGFSEMNLELPEEFSNVENESKKMKSYKMDGPHRGFCLIINNVNFDRSLQERKGSCKDAGELEQVFTWLGLDVRTYTDLTSWEIKDLMRTWQRLQDHKDRDCFICCILSHGESGAIYGKDEELVSIRMIMSHFTAKQCPQLAEKPKLFFIQACQGKEIQCPVYVEADARIPDLSSMQQSVSPSESIPEEADFLLGMATIDGYVSFRHIQQGAWYIQALCSKLQLLVPRGEDILSILTEVNEDVGRRVDRLGTKKQMPQPAYTLRRKLIFPIPRNPPPSQQH
- the LOC119152627 gene encoding caspase-10-like isoform X2, coding for MVGRTKRRTSREKKIWRKNTASLLEAERRKQEKREKGSRETVGSSNMEEVVSLKFRQQLLFIDENLVAEDVAALKFLCTDLLPFKKLESVKSAVDIFQLLMAEEYLNKEDTFLLAELLYRIKCHSLLKKLGYTKEKVQECLHEKGRVSPYRQMLYELSENITNEMLKHIIFLLQNCLPKRRIIYSALDLLILLEKQGLLTENNVQMLEEVCMNVSPDLLETVNCYKRTKVPLPQQNTLPVKESSLFHTGDIRVFTSPQETSIKSVSSNINDNKATNLTQGFSEMNLELPEEFSNKMKSYKMDGPHRGFCLIINNVNFDRSLQERKGSCKDAGELEQVFTWLGLDVRTYTDLTSWEIKDLMRTWQRLQDHKDRDCFICCILSHGESGAIYGKDEELVSIRMIMSHFTAKQCPQLAEKPKLFFIQACQGKEIQCPVYVEADARIPDLSSMQQSVSPSESIPEEADFLLGMATIDGYVSFRHIQQGAWYIQALCSKLQLLVPRGEDILSILTEVNEDVGRRVDRLGTKKQMPQPAYTLRRKLIFPIPRNPPPSQQH